The proteins below are encoded in one region of Neofelis nebulosa isolate mNeoNeb1 chromosome 17, mNeoNeb1.pri, whole genome shotgun sequence:
- the LOC131499675 gene encoding cytochrome c oxidase subunit 4 isoform 1, mitochondrial, producing MLATRVFSLIGKRAISTSVCVRAHGSVVKSEDYALPSYVDRRDYPLPDVAHVKNLSASQKALKEKEKAPWSSLSIDEKVELYRMKFNESFAEMNRSTNEWKTVVGAALFFIGFTALLLIWEKHYVYGPIPHTFEEEWVAKQTKRMLDMKVSPIQGFSAKWDYDKNEWKK from the exons atgtTGGCTACCAGAGTGTTTAGCCTAATTGGCAAGCGAGCAATTTCCACCTCTGTGTGTGTACGGGCGCATG GAAGCGTCGTGAAGAGTGAAGATTACGCTCTCCCGAGTTATGTGGACCGGCGTGACTACCCCCTGCCCGACGTGGCTCACGTCAAGAACCTCTCTGCCAGCCAGAAGgccttgaaagagaaagagaaggccccCTGGAGCAGCCTCTCCATCGATGAAAAAGTTGAAT TGTACCGCATGAAGTTCAACGAGAGCTTCGCGGAAATGAACAGGAGCACGAACGAGTGGAAGACGGTTGTGGGCGCTGCCCTGTTCTTCATCGGCTTCACCGCTCTCCTCCTGATCTGGGAGAAGCACTATG TGTATGGCCCCATCCCGCACACCTTCGAGGAGGAGTGGGTGGCTAAGCAGACCAAGAGGATGCTGGACATGAAGGTCAGCCCCATCCAGGGCTTCTCAGCCAAGTGGGACTACGACAAGAACGAGTGGAAGAAGTAG